The following coding sequences are from one Macaca nemestrina isolate mMacNem1 chromosome 1, mMacNem.hap1, whole genome shotgun sequence window:
- the LOC105484787 gene encoding renin — protein sequence MDGWRRMLRWGLLLLLWGSCTFGLPTDTTTFKRIFLKRMPSIRESLKERGVDMARLGPEWSQPMKRLALGNTTSSVILTNYMDTQYYGEIGIGTPPQTFKVVFDTGSSNVWVPSSKCSRLYTACVYHKLFDASDSSSYKHNGTELTLRYSTGTVSGFLSQDIITVGGITVTQMFGEVTEMPALPFMLAEFDGVVGMGFIEQAIGRVTPIFDNILSQGVLKEDVFSFYYNRDSENAQSLGGQIVLGGSDPQHYEGNFHYINLIKTGVWQIQMKGVSVGSSTLLCEDGCLALVDTGASYISGSTSSIEKLMEALGAKKRLFDYVVKCNEGPTLPDISFHLGGKEYTLTSADYVFQESYSSKKLCTLAIHAMDIPPPTGPTWALGATFIRKFYTEFDRRNNRIGFALAH from the exons ATGGACGGATGGAGAAGAATGCTTCGCTGGggactgctgctgctgctctggggCTCCTGCACCTTCGGTCTCCCGACAGACACCACCACCTTTAAACG GATCTTCCTCAAGAGGATGCCCTCAATCCGAGAAAGCCTGAAGGAACGAGGTGTGGACATGGCCAGACTTGGTCCCGAGTGGAGCCAGCCCATGAAGAGGCTGGCCCTTGGCAACACCACCTCCTCCGTGATCCTCACCAACTACATGGAT ACCCAGTACTATGGCGAGATTGGCATCGGCACCCCACCCCAGACCTTCAAAGTCGTCTTTGACACTGGTTCGTCCAACGTTTGGGTGCCCTCCTCCAAGTGCAGCCGTCTCTACACTGCCTGTG TGTATCACAAGCTCTTCGATGCTTCGGATTCCTCCAGCTACAAGCACAATGGAACGGAACTCACCCTCCGCTATTCAACAGGGACAGTCAGTGGCTTTCTGAGCCAGGACATCATCACC GTGGGTGGAATCACAGTGACACAGATGTTTGGAGAGGTCACGGAGATGCCTGCCTTACCCTTCATGCTGGCCGAGTTTGATGGGGTTGTGGGCATGGGCTTCATTGAACAGGCCATTGGCAGGGTCACCCCTATCTTCGACAACATCCTCTCCCAAGGGGTGCTAAAAGAGGACGTCTTCTCTTTCTACTACAACAG aGATTCCGA GAATGCCCAGTCGCTGGGAGGACAGATTGTGCTGGGAGGCAGCGACCCCCAGCATTACGAAGGGAATTTCCACTATATCAACCTCATCAAGACTGGCGTCTGGCAGATTCAAATGAAGGG GGTGTCTGTGGGGTCATCCACCTTGCTCTGTGAAGACGGCTGCCTGGCATTGGTGGACACTGGTGCATCCTACATCTCAGGTTCTACCAGCTCCATAGAGAAGCTCATGGAGGCCTTGGGGGCCAAGAAGAGGCTGTTCGAT TATGTCGTGAAGTGTAACGAGGGCCCTACACTCCCTGACATCTCTTTCCACCTGGGAGGCAAAGAATACACGCTCACCAGCGCGGACTATGTATTTCAG GAATCCTACAGTAGTAAAAAGCTGTGCACACTGGCCATCCATGCCATGGATATCCCACCACCCACTGGACCCACCTGGGCCCTGGGCGCCACCTTCATCCGAAAGTTCTACACAGAGTTTGATCGGCGTAACAACCGCATTGGCTTCGCCTTGGCCCACTAA
- the LOC105484788 gene encoding LOW QUALITY PROTEIN: metastasis-suppressor KiSS-1 (The sequence of the model RefSeq protein was modified relative to this genomic sequence to represent the inferred CDS: deleted 2 bases in 1 codon), translating into MNSLVSWQLLLFLCATHFGEPLEKVASVENSRPTGQQLESLDLSAPWEQSLPCTERKPAATARLSRRGASLSSPAESSGSPQRRGLSAPSSRQIPAPQGAVLVQREKDLPNYNWNSFGLRFGKREATPGSQGRGAGRG; encoded by the exons ATGAACTCACTGGTTTCTTGGCAGCTACTGCTTTTCCTCTGTGCCACCCACTTTGGGGAGCCATTAGAAAAGGTGGCCTCTGTGGAGAATTCTAGACCCACAG GCCAGCAGCTGGAATCCCTGGACCTCTCGGCCCCCTGGGAGCAAAGCCTGCCGTGCACCGAGAGGAAGCCGGCTGCTACTGCCAGGCTGAGCCGTCGGGGGGCTTCGCTGTCCTCGCCCGCTGAGAGCTCCGGGAGCCCCCAGCGGCGCGGCCTGTCCGCCCCCAGCAGCCGCCAGATCCCCGCACCCCAGGGCGCGGTGCTGGTGCAGCGGGAGAAGGACCTGCCGAACTACAACTGGAACTCCTTCGGCCTGCGCTTCGGCAAGCGGGAGGCG ACCCCCGGGAGCCAAGGCAGAGGCGCTGGGCGGGGCTGA